In Dermacentor variabilis isolate Ectoservices chromosome 7, ASM5094787v1, whole genome shotgun sequence, a genomic segment contains:
- the spn-B gene encoding X-ray repair cross complementing protein spindle B — MAAYARTLLKTTSKSADTMAGPPEEVDAVDLKMTLLEFRLSAGLSKGEASRKLASACRRAAAIGLAANTLSEPPRLSLGCPVLDEYLDGGPSTRGLIELCGESGSGKTQLCLQTSLAATAVCNDAYVLYICTEERFPEKRLRQMDPSAVRGERVLVAQLGEWPMLIQCLEGSLPGLRRTRRVTLLVIDSVAALLRADPERAQGLRRLGALLDGLWRSGVAVLCVNQVTDVPGGRTAPSLGPGWANLVTTRLVTSRSPSGVRALRVAFAPSMSPREPCRFVITADGVRGVR, encoded by the coding sequence ATGGCTGCGTACGCGCGTACTCTGCTCAAGACGACTTCCAAGTCGGCCGATACAATGGCGGGACCGCCCGAAGAGGTCGACGCCGTCGACTTGAAAATGACATTGCTCGAGTTTCGCCTGAGCGCTGGTCTGTCGAAGGGCGAAGCGAGTCGGAAGCTGGCCAGCGCGTGCCGGCGAGCGGCAGCGATCGGACTTGCGGCAAACACACTTTCGGAGCCGCCGCGCCTGAGTCTGGGCTGTCCCGTGTTGGACGAATACCTCGACGGCGGCCCAAGCACTCGCGGCCTGATCGAGCTGTGCGGCGAAAGTGGCAGCGGCAAGACGCAGCTGTGCCTCCAGACGTCCCTCGCGGCCACCGCCGTCTGCAACGACGCGTACGTTCTCTACATATGCACCGAGGAGCGCTTTCCCGAGAAGCGCCTGCGCCAGATGGACCCGAGCGCAGTACGCGGAGAGCGCGTGCTCGTGGCCCAGCTGGGGGAGTGGCCCATGCTTATTCAGTGCCTGGAAGGCTCGCTGCCGGGTTTACGTCGCACGAGGCGCGTCACGCTTCTGGTGATCGACTCGGTCGCTGCGCTCCTGCGCGCGGACCCTGAGCGCGCCCAGGGCCTGCGGCGTCTGGGCGCACTTCTGGACGGCCTCTGGCGATCGGGTGTCGCGGTACTGTGCGTGAACCAGGTGACGGACGTGCCCGGAGGTCGCACGGCGCCCAGCCTGGGGCCCGGCTGGGCGAACCTGGTCACCACTCGCCTCGTGACCAGTCGGTCGCCGTCGGGAGTCCGAGCCCTGCGTGTCGCCTTCGCGCCTTCGATGTCGCCGAGAGAGCCGTGTCGATTTGTCATCACTGCGGATGGCGTGCGGGGAGTGCGGTAG
- the TfIIA-L gene encoding transcription factor IIA L isoform X2: MAAAGVPKLYRSVIEDVINGVKDVFLDEGVDEQALQELRQIWEKKLLESKAIDPPDHPVPAPASRPQATAATLQPTPQALLEKIPRRNPAFAATAQPLTIGPNGLVQPTLVQYHTPIRASGLVDQKLIITQPGQTVMSSSAAAAALALHPDVAASLIQGGVLNMAERQTGNPGAPLQFHPVVTLAGEPYTTTTAAGQVVTAASAQPGVGNVVQLDGARDTSDEDDDEDEFNEDEEEGNEDGPPEDENEDGPQEEVEPLNSDDDVSDEEATENFEIDNVVVCQYDKISRSRNRWKFHFKDGIMNLQGKDYVFQKAVGDAEW, translated from the exons CCCAAGCTGTACAGGAGTGTCATCGAAGATGTCATCAATGGAGTGAAAGACGTCTTCCTGGATGAAGGCGTCGATGAACAAGCTCTTCAGGAGCTGCGTCAG ATCTGGGAGAAGAAGCTCCTTGAGTCAAAGGCCATCGACCCACCTGACCACCCAGTGCCTGCCCCGGCCAGTCGGCCACAGGCTACAGCGGCTACATTGCAGCCTACCCCACAGG ccTTATTGGAAAAGATACCGAGACGCAACCCTGCTTTTGCAGCCACCGCCCAACCGCTGACGATAGGACCCAATGGCCTGGTGCAGCCCACCCTGGTACAATACCACACACCGATTCGGGCCTCGGGTCTGGTGGACCAAAAGCTGATCATCACTCAGCCCGGCCAGACGGTCATG TCCTCTTCAGCCGCAGCTGCCGCCCTGGCCCTCCATCCCGACGTTGCTGCCAGCCTGATCCAGGGGGGCGTCCTCAACATGGCTGAGCGCCAGACAGGCAACCCTGGGGCCCCACTCCAGTTTCATCCCGTAGTCACTCTAGCGGGCGAGCCCTacaccaccaccactgctgcaGGACAG GTGGTGACGGCCGCATCTGCGCAACCTGGTGTGGGCAACGTTGTCCAGCTGGACggggcgcgagacacgagcgatGAGGATGACGACGAAGACGAGTTCAACGAAGATGAGGAGGAGGGCAATGAGGACGGGCCTCCGGAGGATGAAAATGAGGACGGTCCCCAGGAGGAGGTAGAGCCACTCAACTCGGACGACGACGTCTCGGACGAGGAGGCCACTGAGAACTTTGAGATTGACAATGTGGTCGTCTGCCAGTACGACAAG ATATCACGGAGTCGCAATCGATGGAAGTTTCACTTCAAAGATGGAATAATGAACCTCCAAGGGAAGGACTACGTCTTCCAGAAGGCAGTTGGAGACGCTGAGTGGTGA
- the TfIIA-L gene encoding transcription factor IIA L isoform X3 has product MAAAGVPKLYRSVIEDVINGVKDVFLDEGVDEQALQELRQIWEKKLLESKAIDPPDHPVPAPASRPQATAATLQPTPQATAQPLTIGPNGLVQPTLVQYHTPIRASGLVDQKLIITQPGQTVMSSSAAAAALALHPDVAASLIQGGVLNMAERQTGNPGAPLQFHPVVTLAGEPYTTTTAAGQVPTQVVTAASAQPGVGNVVQLDGARDTSDEDDDEDEFNEDEEEGNEDGPPEDENEDGPQEEVEPLNSDDDVSDEEATENFEIDNVVVCQYDKISRSRNRWKFHFKDGIMNLQGKDYVFQKAVGDAEW; this is encoded by the exons CCCAAGCTGTACAGGAGTGTCATCGAAGATGTCATCAATGGAGTGAAAGACGTCTTCCTGGATGAAGGCGTCGATGAACAAGCTCTTCAGGAGCTGCGTCAG ATCTGGGAGAAGAAGCTCCTTGAGTCAAAGGCCATCGACCCACCTGACCACCCAGTGCCTGCCCCGGCCAGTCGGCCACAGGCTACAGCGGCTACATTGCAGCCTACCCCACAGG CCACCGCCCAACCGCTGACGATAGGACCCAATGGCCTGGTGCAGCCCACCCTGGTACAATACCACACACCGATTCGGGCCTCGGGTCTGGTGGACCAAAAGCTGATCATCACTCAGCCCGGCCAGACGGTCATG TCCTCTTCAGCCGCAGCTGCCGCCCTGGCCCTCCATCCCGACGTTGCTGCCAGCCTGATCCAGGGGGGCGTCCTCAACATGGCTGAGCGCCAGACAGGCAACCCTGGGGCCCCACTCCAGTTTCATCCCGTAGTCACTCTAGCGGGCGAGCCCTacaccaccaccactgctgcaGGACAG GTGCCTACGCAGGTGGTGACGGCCGCATCTGCGCAACCTGGTGTGGGCAACGTTGTCCAGCTGGACggggcgcgagacacgagcgatGAGGATGACGACGAAGACGAGTTCAACGAAGATGAGGAGGAGGGCAATGAGGACGGGCCTCCGGAGGATGAAAATGAGGACGGTCCCCAGGAGGAGGTAGAGCCACTCAACTCGGACGACGACGTCTCGGACGAGGAGGCCACTGAGAACTTTGAGATTGACAATGTGGTCGTCTGCCAGTACGACAAG ATATCACGGAGTCGCAATCGATGGAAGTTTCACTTCAAAGATGGAATAATGAACCTCCAAGGGAAGGACTACGTCTTCCAGAAGGCAGTTGGAGACGCTGAGTGGTGA
- the TfIIA-L gene encoding transcription factor IIA L isoform X1, producing MAAAGVPKLYRSVIEDVINGVKDVFLDEGVDEQALQELRQIWEKKLLESKAIDPPDHPVPAPASRPQATAATLQPTPQALLEKIPRRNPAFAATAQPLTIGPNGLVQPTLVQYHTPIRASGLVDQKLIITQPGQTVMSSSAAAAALALHPDVAASLIQGGVLNMAERQTGNPGAPLQFHPVVTLAGEPYTTTTAAGQVPTQVVTAASAQPGVGNVVQLDGARDTSDEDDDEDEFNEDEEEGNEDGPPEDENEDGPQEEVEPLNSDDDVSDEEATENFEIDNVVVCQYDKISRSRNRWKFHFKDGIMNLQGKDYVFQKAVGDAEW from the exons CCCAAGCTGTACAGGAGTGTCATCGAAGATGTCATCAATGGAGTGAAAGACGTCTTCCTGGATGAAGGCGTCGATGAACAAGCTCTTCAGGAGCTGCGTCAG ATCTGGGAGAAGAAGCTCCTTGAGTCAAAGGCCATCGACCCACCTGACCACCCAGTGCCTGCCCCGGCCAGTCGGCCACAGGCTACAGCGGCTACATTGCAGCCTACCCCACAGG ccTTATTGGAAAAGATACCGAGACGCAACCCTGCTTTTGCAGCCACCGCCCAACCGCTGACGATAGGACCCAATGGCCTGGTGCAGCCCACCCTGGTACAATACCACACACCGATTCGGGCCTCGGGTCTGGTGGACCAAAAGCTGATCATCACTCAGCCCGGCCAGACGGTCATG TCCTCTTCAGCCGCAGCTGCCGCCCTGGCCCTCCATCCCGACGTTGCTGCCAGCCTGATCCAGGGGGGCGTCCTCAACATGGCTGAGCGCCAGACAGGCAACCCTGGGGCCCCACTCCAGTTTCATCCCGTAGTCACTCTAGCGGGCGAGCCCTacaccaccaccactgctgcaGGACAG GTGCCTACGCAGGTGGTGACGGCCGCATCTGCGCAACCTGGTGTGGGCAACGTTGTCCAGCTGGACggggcgcgagacacgagcgatGAGGATGACGACGAAGACGAGTTCAACGAAGATGAGGAGGAGGGCAATGAGGACGGGCCTCCGGAGGATGAAAATGAGGACGGTCCCCAGGAGGAGGTAGAGCCACTCAACTCGGACGACGACGTCTCGGACGAGGAGGCCACTGAGAACTTTGAGATTGACAATGTGGTCGTCTGCCAGTACGACAAG ATATCACGGAGTCGCAATCGATGGAAGTTTCACTTCAAAGATGGAATAATGAACCTCCAAGGGAAGGACTACGTCTTCCAGAAGGCAGTTGGAGACGCTGAGTGGTGA